One genomic region from Sphingobacterium multivorum encodes:
- a CDS encoding M16 family metallopeptidase yields the protein MEYEIIRLSNGIRVVFQYQNLPVTHVCMVINAGSRDETVGKFGVAHFIEHLLFKRTERRSTQQIINHLESVGGDLNAYTTKEYTCVHASILRPYLDRALDLFEDIFFHSTFPETELDKEKSVIVDEMASYLDSPEESIVDDFEDLIFQGSGLGHNILGLEDQLLALQKNDIDDFMRGNYDTNEMVIGITGNYSLKEVEKLLHKIFGGVPANRIMRIRNDVNPIIEQHIAVAKPINQVHYMLGSLAYGYRDERKTGLLLLNNMLGGMGMGSILNLSIREKYGIAYTIESNYTIFSDTGLFSIYLGTDEEKVEKAKKLVFKELAKMCEQPLSETKIKKAKQKFIGQIALTEENRMSMIISAAKNVMDYDRVILLDEVIEKIQHLTSTELLEIAQDVFDPKKMLSLSFVPED from the coding sequence ATGGAATACGAAATTATTAGACTTTCAAACGGAATACGCGTAGTATTTCAATATCAGAATTTACCGGTTACACATGTATGCATGGTAATCAACGCCGGGTCTCGGGATGAGACTGTGGGGAAGTTCGGTGTTGCCCATTTTATTGAGCATCTACTATTTAAGCGGACGGAAAGACGTTCTACACAGCAGATTATAAATCATTTGGAATCGGTTGGGGGAGATTTGAATGCCTATACAACGAAGGAATATACTTGCGTCCATGCGTCTATACTTCGTCCTTATTTAGATCGTGCATTAGATCTTTTTGAGGACATCTTTTTTCACTCCACTTTCCCCGAAACAGAATTGGATAAGGAGAAGTCTGTAATCGTAGATGAAATGGCTTCTTACTTGGATAGTCCCGAAGAGTCAATCGTTGACGATTTCGAAGACCTTATATTTCAGGGCTCCGGATTGGGACACAATATTCTGGGATTGGAGGATCAGCTCCTTGCATTACAAAAGAACGATATCGACGATTTTATGCGGGGAAATTACGATACCAATGAAATGGTTATCGGTATCACCGGCAATTATAGCCTCAAAGAGGTTGAGAAATTGCTGCACAAGATCTTTGGTGGGGTTCCAGCAAATAGAATTATGCGGATCAGAAATGATGTCAATCCGATTATTGAACAGCATATTGCTGTTGCAAAACCAATTAATCAGGTTCATTACATGCTTGGATCTTTGGCATATGGTTATCGTGATGAGCGTAAGACAGGGCTATTGCTTTTGAACAATATGCTTGGTGGCATGGGAATGGGGTCTATTCTGAATCTGTCTATTCGGGAGAAATATGGAATTGCCTACACGATAGAATCGAACTATACGATATTCTCGGATACAGGTTTGTTTAGTATCTACCTTGGTACAGATGAGGAAAAAGTGGAGAAGGCTAAAAAACTTGTCTTTAAAGAACTTGCTAAGATGTGTGAACAGCCACTTTCCGAGACGAAGATTAAGAAAGCAAAGCAAAAATTCATCGGACAAATTGCCCTAACAGAAGAGAACCGTATGAGCATGATTATATCAGCGGCAAAAAATGTGATGGACTATGATCGTGTTATCTTATTGGATGAAGTCATTGAAAAGATTCAGCACTTGACGAGTACAGAGTTGCTGGAAATAGCACAAGATGTATTTGATCCGAAGAAGATGTTGTCGCTTAGTTTTGTTCCCGAAGATTGA